The Punica granatum isolate Tunisia-2019 chromosome 4, ASM765513v2, whole genome shotgun sequence genome has a window encoding:
- the LOC116205331 gene encoding katanin p60 ATPase-containing subunit A-like 2 encodes MADDKPSLTRWSFQDFEMVYDAKFGRKRLPESGNSDRHNADDTARNGSALSSVPSGHVSGPSELTIYEQYRQQERSAVHTNGDLSDRSNEKPQISLLPPYESAEMRTLAESLCRDIVRGSPDVKWESIKGLENAKRLLKEAVVMPIKYPKYFTGLLSPWKGILLFGPPGTGKTMLAKAVATECKTTFFNISASSVVSKWRGDSEKLVKVLFDLARHHAPSTIFLDEIDAIISHRGDGRSEHEASRRLKTELLIQMDGLARTDELVFVLAATNLPWELDAAMLRRLEKRILVPLPEPEARRAMFEELLPPVPGEEMLSYDLLVDRTEGYSGSDIRLLCKEAAMQPVRRLMGQLEDIQDLVPEDELPKVGPIRHEDVEIALKNTRPSAHLHAHRYDKFNADYGSQILQ; translated from the exons ATGGCCGACGACAAGCCGTCGCTCACCCGCTGGTCCTTCCAG GACTTTGAAATGGTCTATGATGCCAAATTTGGGAGAAAGAGGCTTCCGGAGTCTGGAAACTCTGACCGCCATAATGCCGATGACACAGCACGTAATGGAAGTGCTTTGAGCTCAGTGCCAAGCGGGCATGTGAGCGGCCCGTCGGAATTGACCATATACGAGCAGTATCGCCAACAG GAGAGGAGTGCGGTGCATACAAATGGAGATTTGTCTGATAGATCGAATGAGAAGCC GCAGATCAGTTTGCTTCCTCCTTATGAATCAGCCGAAATGCGAACCCTGGCCGAGAGTTTATGTAG GGATATTGTTCGTGGAAGCCCAGATGTTAAATGGGAGAGCATCAAGGGTCTAGAGAATGCCAAGCGTTTACTGAAAGAAGCAGTTGTTATGCCTATAAAATATCCCAA GTACTTTACTGGTCTTCTTTCACCATGGAAAGGTATCCTCCTTTTTGGCCCACCAGGGACAGGAAAG ACTATGCTTGCGAAGGCTGTCGCAACTGAGTGCAAGACTACATTTTTCAATATCTCTGCATCGTCTGTAGTCAGTAAATGGCGTG GCGATTCAGAAAAGTTGGTGAAGGTGTTATTTGACCTTGCTAGGCACCATGCTCCATCGACTATTTTTCTTGATGAAATTGATGCCATCATCAGTCATCGCGGTGATGGTCGTAGTGAGCATGAAGCAAGCAGGCGCCTGAAAACTGAGCTGCTCATACAG ATGGATGGCCTGGCCCGGACGGATGAACTTGTTTTTGTTTTGGCTGCCACAAATCTTCCGTGGGAACTGGATGCTGCCATGCTTCGACGCCTTGAGAAGCGA ATACTCGTACCTCTTCCAGAACCAGAAGCAAGAAGAGCTATGTTTGAGGAACTTTTACCGCCAGTTCCTGGTGAAGAGATGCTTTCATATGATCTATTAGTTGATAGGACTGAAGGATATTCGGGTTCAGATATAAGGTTATTGTGCAAAGAGGCTGCAATGCAGCCGGTGAGAAGGTTGATGGGTCAACTTGAAGACATACAGGACCTGGTGCCTGAGGATG AGCTGCCCAAGGTTGGACCAATCAGGCATGAAGATGTAGAGATTGCGTTAAAGAACACGAGGCCTTCTGCACATTTACATGCACACCGATATGATAAATTCAATGCTGATTATGGCAGTCAGATACTCCAGTGA
- the LOC116205332 gene encoding uncharacterized protein LOC116205332: MALTAAFQERLEQMDRARSQRLSLLQAEKELQASKSQVLETKHASIRSVEQRCLMLEQKIASQNLKISILKSEIDSLDAKYSSNLQQLRALKSEVEELEELEKERDRFYGEKTHKMEEFNHTVSEFIAQCRVRTEERRDDLNKLLLNSVKPQGPNRWYNGFEVAAAEKQKHELLVKKENLDRELAYNQQTRAKLQKIT; encoded by the exons ATGGCGCTCACCGCCGCTTTTCAAGAGAGGCTCGAGCAGATGGATCGGGCCAGAAGCCAGCGCCTTTCTCTCCTCCAG GCGGAGAAGGAGCTGCAGGCGAGCAAGTCTCAGGTTCTCGAGACGAAGCACGCAAGCATCAGATCCGTGGAGCAGAGGTGCTTGATGCTTGAACAGAAGATCGCTTCGCAGAACCTGAAGATCTCCATCCTCAAGTCCGAAATTGACAGCCTCGACGCCAAATACAGCAGCAATCTGCAGCAATTGAG GGCGCTGAAGAGTGAGGTGGAGGAACTGGAGGAGTTGGAGAAGGAGAGGGACAGGTTCTACGGTGAGAAGACTCATAAAATGGAGGAGTTTAATCATACTGTGAGCGAGTTTATCGCGCAATGTCGGGTCCGTACCGAAGAACGGAGAGATGACTTGAACAAG CTTCTGTTGAACTCTGTGAAACCCCAAGGACCAAACAGATGGTACAATGGCTTCGAGGTAGCTGCAGCGGAGAAGCAGAAGCACGAGCTCTTGGTGAAGAAGGAGAATTTGGACCGAGAACTGGCGTATAATCAACAAACAAGAGCGAAGCTGCAGAAGATCACTTGA